In Cryomorphaceae bacterium, the genomic stretch TGATAAAATCATTGCTTGCCTTTTTAATTTCTCTGACCAGGTCTGACAAACAGCAAGATGGACGCATGCTAATTAAAATGTGGATGTGGTCCGGCATTCCGTTTATCGCCAATAGTTTTTGGTTTTTGTTGATGACGATGCCAGTGATGTATTTATACAGTTCTTCTTCCCAAGATGGATGAATGGCACTGCGGCGGCCCTTTACGGCAAAAACC encodes the following:
- the tnpA gene encoding IS200/IS605 family transposase, which translates into the protein MPGTFSQIYIQVVFAVKGRRSAIHPSWEEELYKYITGIVINKNQKLLAINGMPDHIHILISMRPSCCLSDLVREIKKASNDFINQKNPGRNKFQWQEGYGAFSYSHSALDNVIRYIQN